From the Alphaproteobacteria bacterium genome, the window TACCCATAATGCTTCCGCTTTGGTTTTCATTATATCCATCAATTTATATCCATCAATCGCATCTGTTTAATCGTAATGGAAGGCACGTTAAGTATGATAATACCAAAACGTTTGCGGAGTAGGAATGAAGAATCCTCATTACATAGAAGAAAAATATTGATACACTTGCCATCAATGATATCACTCCTACCAAGGAGCAGACGATGGCCAAGGCATTGAATGTCCGCAATCTGGATGACGGCGTGTACGAGAAACTGCGCAGCCGCGCGGCACGACATGGCCGCTCGACCGAAGCGGAAATCCGCCAGATTCTGACAGACACCATCGCCAACGAACCCAGCCAAGATTTCTGGGCGCTGGCCGAAAAACTGCGCAGGGCGACCAAAGGCCGACGCCACACACCATCGGAAACTCTTCAACGTGAAGGGCGCGACGAACGGTGATTCCCAAAGAGGCGGTCATCGACGCGTCGGTCGCCGTCAAATGGGTGATCGACGAGGAAGGCAGCGGCCAAGCGCTGATGCTGCGCCAAAGTAAGCTTTATGCGCCTGACATTTGGTGTTCCGAATGCGCCAATGTGCTTTGGAAATCATTAAGGCGTCAGGAATTGACGCTGGAGGAAGCCGAAGCCGCCGCCGCTTTGCTAAGCGCTGCCGAAATCGAGATCATTCCTACGCGCCCCTTGATGGAACGCGCTGTCAAGTTGGCGGCTGACTTGGCCCATCCGGTATATGATTGCGTCTATCTATTGACGGCAATCGACTTGAATATCCCGCTTGTAACAGCCGACGAGAGCTTGCAGGCCAAGGCGGCCTGCATCGCGCCCATCATCGCACTGAAGGAACTTTCGTCCTAAACTTCCGCCACGCTGCTGTCGAGTTCCTGGTCGGTGGCTTGGCGGATCGCCACCACCTTGCACGAGAAAACCAGCGAGCGTCCGGCCAGGGGATGGTTGCCGTCCACCGTCACATGGTCCTCGCCGATTTCGGTGATCAGGAACGGATCGACGCTGCCGTCTTCGTTCTGACGCTCAAGCATGATTCCTTCCTCGATTTCCTTAGGGAAGAATTCACGCGGCTCGACCATCACCAGCTCTTCGTCATGCTCGCCGAAGGCTTCCAGCGGCTCCAGCGTCACCTTCACCTCGTCGCCTTCCGATTTGCCTTCCAGCGCCGCTTGCAGCTTGGGAAACAGGCCCTGCTCGACATTCTTGCCGCCATGCACGTACACCATCGGCTCGGCGCCTTCGTCGATCATCCGACCGTCCGCGTCGCGAACCTTGTATTCGAGCGTCACGACAGTTTTGGCGGCAATTTTCATGAATGGTCCTTTCGGTTGATTTGGCTATGCAGAGCATGAAAGACGCGCCAATTCCAGCGCAATCTTCTCGGCCCCCTTGATTCTGGCGTCGGGTTCTTCCCAGGCCCTGATCACCACCAGCTTGTGATCGGGCCGCAACTTGATGGTGCCCACTTGGCGCGAAATCAGCTCGACCAATCCCGCCGGATTGGGGAACTGGTTGTTTCTAAAGACGATCACCGCGCCCTTGGGACCGGCTTCCAGCTTCTCGATATTGGCGCTGCGGCAGGCGATTTTAATGGCGACGATATTGAGCAGATTCTCGACCTCGTCTGGCAGCTTGCCGAAACGGTCGGCCAGTTCAAGCGCCAATTCGTCGATTTCGCTCCTTTCCTTCACATCGGCGATGCGCCGGTAAAGCGACAGGCGCAGCGACAAATCGGCGACGTAGCTTTCCGGGATCAGCACGGCTTGGCCAACGCCTATCTGCGGCGACCATTGTTCTTCGGCCACCTCGTCGCCCTTGGCCGCCGCCACGGCTTCTTCCAATAGATGCTGGTATAGCTCGATGCCCACTTCCTTGATGTGGCCCGACTGTTCCTCGCCCAACAGGTTGCCCGCCCCTCGAATGTCCAGATCGTGGCTGGCCAGGGTAAAGCCAGCCCCCAACGTGTCGAGAGCCTGCATCACCTCAAGCCGCTTGGTGGCCGATTTGGTGACCAAGCGCCCGGGCGGCAGCGTCAGGTAAGCATAGCCGCGCTGCTTCGAGCGCCCGACGCGCCCTCGCAACTGGTAAAGCTGCGCCAGGCCGAACATGTCGGCACGGTGGATGATCAGCGTATTGACCCTGGGCATATCAAGACCGGATTCCACGATGTTGGTGGCCAGCAAAATATCCTGCTCGCCATCGCCAAAACGGGTCATTACGTCTTCGATCGCGGAAGGCGCTAGTTGTCCATGCGCCACCGCCAGCTTCAATTCCGGCACCAGCGTTTTCAACTGATCGACCAGACGGTCGATGTCGGCCACGCGCGGACAGACATAGAAACTTTGGCCGCCCCGGAAATGTTCGCGCAGCAGGGCTTCGCGGATCAGGACGGAATCGAAGGGCTGCACGAAGGTGCGCACGGCCAGCCGATCCACCGGCGGCGTGGCGATGACGCTCATTTCGCGCACGCCGGTCAACGCCAATTGCAGCGTGCGCGGGATTGGCGTGGCGGTCAGGGTCAGCACATGCACGTCGGCCCGCAACTGCTTTAATCGTTCCTTGTGGGCGACGCCGAAATGCTGCTCCTCGTCCACGATCAACAGGCCCAGATCCTTGAAGGTGATCGATTTCGCCAGCAACGCATGGGTGCCCACGATGATCTCCACCCTGCCCTCGGCCAAGTCCTTCTTGTTCTGCGTAGCTTGCTTGGCGGGCACTAGGCGCGACAATTGCTCCACCCTGATCGGCAGGCCCTTGAAACGTTCGGTGAAGGTTCTGTAATGCTGACGGGCCAGCAGCGTGGTCGGCACCACCACCGCCACCTGGCGGCCCGAGAGCGCCGCCACGAAAGCGGCGCGCAGGGCCACTTCGGTCTTGCCGAAACCGACATCGCCGCAGATCAGCCGGTCCATGGGGCGGCCCTTGGCGAAATCC encodes:
- a CDS encoding Arc family DNA-binding protein — protein: MAKALNVRNLDDGVYEKLRSRAARHGRSTEAEIRQILTDTIANEPSQDFWALAEKLRRATKGRRHTPSETLQREGRDER
- a CDS encoding peptidylprolyl isomerase gives rise to the protein MKIAAKTVVTLEYKVRDADGRMIDEGAEPMVYVHGGKNVEQGLFPKLQAALEGKSEGDEVKVTLEPLEAFGEHDEELVMVEPREFFPKEIEEGIMLERQNEDGSVDPFLITEIGEDHVTVDGNHPLAGRSLVFSCKVVAIRQATDQELDSSVAEV
- a CDS encoding type II toxin-antitoxin system VapC family toxin, yielding MIPKEAVIDASVAVKWVIDEEGSGQALMLRQSKLYAPDIWCSECANVLWKSLRRQELTLEEAEAAAALLSAAEIEIIPTRPLMERAVKLAADLAHPVYDCVYLLTAIDLNIPLVTADESLQAKAACIAPIIALKELSS